The following proteins are co-located in the Thermococcus sp. genome:
- a CDS encoding cation:proton antiporter, whose amino-acid sequence MELILYLALMLLTAETFGWLFSRIGQPVVLGQIVGGILLGLAFPPTEEVKDISMIGVLMLLFLAGLESSVEELRQAGKSGFSVAFVGVVIAFAMGFAVTYPFKGFDQALLYGALTTPTSVSLTVRVLMEMDRLKSREGTTILTAAIVDDILGIIVLTVVISSLVSGGVSVLSLVEILVKVGVFIAVMVFAMPRVLDYALRKVVRIGFADSTVTLSMAALFGFAYLAEHMNLASILGAYLLGLALSETEFRKPIFEHSRIIAHSVFVPLFFVDVGMNIPVKDLRSAGLFALLFALVAIVSKVIGCGLGALIGGMNAREALRVGVGMIPRMGVELAMLAIAMKAGIVGSDAYLVIVLMIFLSTLVTPPLLKLAFRD is encoded by the coding sequence ATTGAACTGATACTTTACCTCGCACTCATGTTGCTCACGGCGGAAACCTTTGGCTGGCTCTTTTCGAGAATCGGACAGCCGGTTGTTCTCGGCCAGATAGTTGGGGGAATACTGCTCGGGCTGGCCTTCCCGCCCACGGAGGAAGTGAAGGACATCTCCATGATAGGCGTTCTCATGCTCCTTTTCCTAGCGGGCCTTGAGAGCAGTGTGGAGGAGCTGAGGCAGGCGGGGAAGAGTGGTTTCTCCGTGGCCTTTGTTGGCGTCGTCATTGCCTTTGCCATGGGCTTTGCGGTGACTTATCCCTTCAAAGGTTTTGACCAGGCCCTGCTTTACGGTGCACTCACCACACCAACGAGTGTTAGCCTAACCGTCAGGGTCCTCATGGAAATGGACAGGCTGAAGAGCAGGGAGGGGACGACTATTCTAACTGCTGCGATAGTTGATGACATACTCGGCATAATCGTTCTAACGGTCGTCATATCATCGCTCGTCTCCGGTGGGGTTAGCGTTCTCAGTCTCGTTGAAATCCTCGTTAAGGTCGGGGTTTTCATAGCTGTCATGGTCTTCGCTATGCCGAGGGTTCTTGACTATGCCCTCAGGAAGGTTGTCAGAATAGGCTTTGCCGACTCTACCGTTACACTCTCTATGGCGGCCCTCTTCGGCTTTGCATACCTCGCCGAGCACATGAACCTCGCCTCGATACTCGGTGCCTACCTCCTCGGTCTTGCACTCAGCGAGACGGAGTTTAGGAAGCCGATTTTCGAGCACTCGAGAATAATAGCTCACTCCGTTTTCGTTCCGCTGTTCTTCGTCGATGTGGGTATGAACATTCCCGTGAAGGATTTGAGGAGTGCTGGCCTCTTTGCCCTGCTGTTTGCACTGGTGGCAATAGTGAGCAAGGTAATAGGGTGTGGACTCGGGGCACTGATTGGTGGCATGAACGCTAGGGAAGCCCTTCGGGTTGGTGTTGGAATGATTCCGAGGATGGGAGTTGAACTGGCCATGCTGGCGATAGCGATGAAGGCCGGCATAGTTGGAAGCGATGCATACCTCGTGATAGTCCTCATGATATTCCTCAGCACCCTCGTTACCCCACCTCTCCTCAAGCTGGCCTTTCGGGACTAG
- a CDS encoding CBS domain-containing protein, which translates to MTSENEERPKLNIAKLSKMPIRLAMEEKFLRLRPEDRIEDLIKGLEHRTCAVVTDESGKLLGFISVDEIINLLLPPSDYVLVGLEALKEAHFDWDRPVREIMNPRPITLSPNDTLGYALGMMLETGVRQFPVVERKKVVGTFSAQSVIRLLRVFAR; encoded by the coding sequence GTGACCAGCGAGAATGAGGAAAGGCCAAAACTCAACATCGCAAAGCTGTCCAAGATGCCCATAAGGCTGGCTATGGAGGAGAAGTTCTTACGTCTAAGACCCGAGGACAGGATTGAGGACCTGATAAAGGGCCTTGAACACAGAACCTGTGCTGTTGTAACGGACGAATCCGGAAAGTTGCTGGGCTTTATCTCCGTTGACGAAATCATAAACCTCCTCTTGCCTCCTTCAGATTACGTTCTCGTTGGGCTTGAAGCCCTTAAAGAGGCTCATTTTGACTGGGACCGACCGGTCAGGGAGATAATGAACCCGAGGCCAATAACGCTTTCTCCCAATGACACGCTCGGCTATGCCCTGGGAATGATGCTTGAGACCGGTGTAAGACAGTTCCCCGTCGTTGAGAGGAAAAAGGTCGTTGGAACGTTCTCCGCCCAGAGCGTTATAAGGCTCCTTAGGGTTTTCGCACGGTGA
- a CDS encoding AbrB/MazE/SpoVT family DNA-binding domain-containing protein: protein MPVEIARLDDNGRLYLPASIRKKLRSKEFYIEERNGEIILVPIRKKIEKYWGIFKGEDLTAEEIDKIVEEETEKLLRDEL from the coding sequence ATGCCCGTGGAAATTGCAAGGCTCGATGACAATGGAAGACTCTACCTTCCCGCCAGCATTAGAAAGAAGCTCCGCTCCAAGGAGTTCTACATCGAGGAGAGAAATGGAGAGATAATCCTCGTTCCAATAAGAAAGAAGATAGAAAAGTACTGGGGCATCTTTAAAGGGGAGGACTTAACCGCCGAGGAGATTGACAAGATAGTTGAAGAAGAAACTGAAAAGCTCTTGAGGGATGAGCTTTGA
- a CDS encoding PIN domain-containing protein: MRVYVDVNVVYYILTANEEFGIRAKELIEEYYGRMITSALTVWQLHILLRRKGKGNKKPELTGILPELGIKIVPLTPEILSEAEKCKRLDFDDAIHYATMKAHRIDTILSNDRDFDKISEIKRTF; encoded by the coding sequence TTGAGGGTTTACGTTGACGTCAATGTTGTCTACTACATCCTAACTGCAAATGAAGAGTTCGGGATTAGAGCTAAGGAGCTTATTGAGGAGTACTACGGCAGGATGATTACCTCTGCACTCACCGTTTGGCAACTCCACATTCTCCTTCGAAGAAAAGGGAAGGGCAATAAAAAACCAGAGCTGACGGGCATACTCCCCGAGCTTGGAATAAAAATCGTCCCCCTAACTCCCGAGATTCTGTCAGAAGCCGAGAAGTGCAAGCGACTTGACTTCGATGACGCCATTCATTATGCAACGATGAAAGCTCACAGAATAGACACAATCCTATCAAACGACCGCGACTTTGACAAAATTAGTGAAATAAAAAGAACATTTTAG
- a CDS encoding tetratricopeptide repeat protein: MDKLKAYLIGFLITILAIAGFIVYRWGWIKLLQVILAIGFVGFTLLLLFFTALTLYAESWKYGVILAVLTAIAGYGSYLVLTWQNLKVVGGIIAFFIFLFAFGIWYISEPDLSIADRFRSAEKLEKMGRYRQAARKYEKAGNYVKAAEMYLKLGWLESAAWAYEKAGKYEKAAELYEKLYEKEKDTYYLKEAHEYWKKAGNMEKAAKALEKYAEEEPWFWEDVAKLYEELGNEEKAREAWEKALEYYKKEAEEEGVFWEDVGNIARKLGMEELAREAYRKFLEYCLKEAEKDPMWWKHVAEAYEYLGEKEKAEEARKKYEEYRQRIMKANEETSHFPD, translated from the coding sequence ATGGACAAGCTGAAGGCGTATCTAATCGGTTTCCTTATCACAATCTTGGCTATCGCCGGGTTCATAGTCTACAGGTGGGGCTGGATAAAGCTCCTCCAAGTGATTCTGGCAATCGGATTCGTTGGGTTTACCCTCCTGCTCCTCTTTTTCACGGCTCTGACACTCTACGCTGAGAGCTGGAAGTATGGAGTAATCCTCGCCGTTCTGACCGCTATTGCGGGCTATGGTTCGTACCTTGTTTTAACCTGGCAGAACCTCAAGGTGGTTGGGGGAATAATAGCCTTCTTCATCTTCCTCTTCGCCTTTGGAATCTGGTACATAAGTGAGCCCGATTTGAGCATAGCGGACCGCTTCCGCTCGGCTGAGAAGCTTGAGAAGATGGGCAGGTACAGGCAGGCCGCGAGGAAATACGAAAAGGCCGGGAACTACGTTAAAGCTGCAGAGATGTACCTGAAGCTCGGATGGCTTGAGAGCGCGGCGTGGGCCTACGAGAAGGCCGGCAAATACGAGAAGGCCGCTGAGCTCTACGAGAAACTTTACGAGAAGGAGAAGGACACCTACTACCTAAAGGAGGCCCACGAGTACTGGAAGAAAGCTGGAAACATGGAGAAAGCGGCGAAAGCCCTCGAGAAGTACGCCGAGGAAGAGCCCTGGTTCTGGGAGGACGTTGCCAAGCTCTACGAGGAACTCGGAAACGAGGAAAAAGCTAGAGAAGCGTGGGAAAAGGCTCTTGAGTATTACAAAAAGGAGGCCGAGGAGGAAGGCGTCTTCTGGGAGGACGTTGGAAACATAGCGAGGAAACTTGGCATGGAAGAACTCGCGAGGGAAGCCTACAGGAAGTTCCTCGAGTACTGCCTGAAGGAAGCCGAGAAGGACCCGATGTGGTGGAAGCACGTGGCAGAGGCATACGAGTACCTCGGCGAGAAGGAGAAGGCAGAGGAGGCCAGAAAGAAGTACGAGGAGTACAGGCAGAGGATTATGAAGGCCAACGAGGAGACATCGCACTTTCCGGATTGA
- the otg gene encoding methylated-DNA--protein-cysteine methyltransferase produces MLAIEKFRVNGRNVWVGVIFHGRIQGISFAFTRGELLERVSNLAEFLRKRGVSLSLDVQPSNYTELVYRVMVGDIDNEEALKEISFEGVTPFERRVYEWLTKNVKRGAVITYGNLARALETSPRAIGGAMKRNPYPIVVPCHRVVASDGIGYYSSGIEEKRFLLELEGVKEWTS; encoded by the coding sequence ATGCTCGCCATTGAGAAGTTTAGGGTCAACGGCCGTAACGTCTGGGTTGGTGTAATCTTTCACGGGAGAATTCAGGGGATAAGCTTCGCCTTCACGAGGGGGGAACTGCTGGAGAGAGTCAGTAATCTAGCGGAGTTCCTCCGGAAGAGGGGGGTAAGCCTTTCCCTCGACGTCCAGCCGAGCAACTACACGGAGCTGGTTTACCGAGTTATGGTCGGCGACATAGACAACGAAGAGGCTCTGAAGGAGATTTCCTTTGAGGGGGTAACGCCCTTCGAGAGGAGAGTTTACGAATGGCTCACGAAAAACGTTAAAAGAGGGGCCGTTATAACCTATGGTAACCTTGCCAGGGCTCTGGAGACGTCGCCAAGGGCAATCGGCGGGGCGATGAAAAGGAACCCGTATCCCATAGTCGTTCCCTGTCACAGGGTCGTGGCCAGCGACGGTATCGGCTACTACAGCTCTGGAATCGAAGAGAAGAGGTTCCTGCTCGAACTTGAGGGGGTGAAAGAATGGACAAGCTGA